From a region of the Zingiber officinale cultivar Zhangliang chromosome 4B, Zo_v1.1, whole genome shotgun sequence genome:
- the LOC121975811 gene encoding cysteine-rich receptor-like protein kinase 10 isoform X1, whose product MWRKKDWSLLILYLIPCLIFFSAPRTCAVDYTSDCSGGNYSRSSGIGESLTLLFSSLSSLSSSSNFANTTATARANADTTVYGLFMCQGDLPRSDCYNCINSAILDINQSCSNSRSATIWYEFCELRYSDINFFCIPVTEGHFTTNPYEETSSTKPYQVVSTLVQLAPSNKPLMFASNVSNMYPLFAQAQCSSDLSVQNCSVCLTTILATINGCCVQRKGWRYFTPTCWVRYEPTPFFGNYPNATSPYIVRSQCASYDFLSSEVSSKQDSLRSLLSDLQSNAPATGFYKTSVGENSLRMFGLALCRGDLAADSRECSDCLGTAGAAIVDECPNKTEGFMWYGQCFVKYSDQNFFGTLDNSNYTYCSRGLVSQEIDQTTSAKALSLIPLAINNSWLFAAGKVAINDTLSSYLLLQCTRDLTSQSCQSCLEIGISQVTDACNQIKGWQYLSGSCTVRYETFPFYNETAAARILELQPEEGRGSSNVNAIAIALPIVGAAVLGVLLCCAWCIWRRRGSKGLKPIDLETLQDRDLTFMDLDTIQVATNNFSNENKLGEGGFGPVYKGVLVDGKEIAVKRLSGKSKQGISEFKNEVKLIAQLQHKNLVRILGCCFEEEEKLLIYEYHPNRSLDAFLFDRKKHEPLNWKSRFLVISGIAKGLLYLHEDSLLKVIHRDLKASNVLLDKGMNPKISDFGMAKIYNLDESEVDNTHRIVGTFGYMAPEYAMDGIFSVKSDVFSYGVLLLEIISGQRNGRAYVEQHGQSLPMHAWELWSANKAFEVIDSLLANRYEADQVLKCIHIGLLCVQENIEERPTMSEVVLVLRSDHITLPQPTQPPNFIKKSSQLESPHSSPMIPSSLHSINEVTQSDAIPR is encoded by the exons ATGTGGAGGAAAAAAGATTGGAGCTTGCTCATCCTCTATCTAATTCCATGCTTGATCTTCTTCAGTGCGCCCAGGACTTGTGCTGTCGACTACACATCTGACTGCAGTGGAGGCAACTATAGTCGAAGCAGCGGCATCGGCGAAAGCCTCacgctcctcttctcctctctcagCTCACTGTCTTCGAGCTCCAACTTCGCGAATACTACCGCGACTGCGAGGGCCAACGCCGACACTACTGTCTATGGCTTGTTCATGTGCCAAGGGGACCTCCCTCGTTCAGACTGCTACAATTGCATCAATTCGGCAATCCTCGACATCAACCAAAGCTGCTCCAACTCGCGCAGCGCCACAATTTGGTATGAATTCTGCGAGCTCCGGTACTCCGACATCAACTTCTTCTGCATCCCTGTCACCGAGGGGCACTTCACTACCAATCCTTACGAGGAAACAAGCTCGACAAAGCCTTACCAGGTGGTGTCGACCCTGGTGCAATTGGCTCCCTCAAACAAGCCTCTCATGTTCGCGAGCAATGTGTCGAACATGTACCCCTTATTTGCTCAGGCACAGTGCTCGTCGGATTTAAGCGTGCAAAACTGCAGCGTGTGCTTGACGACCATCTTGGCGACCATCAACGGCTGCTGTGTTCAACGGAAAGGGTGGAGGTACTTCACTCCCACTTGTTGGGTTAGGTACGAGCCAACTCCCTTCTTTGGCAACTACCCGAACGCAACTTCTCCATACATCGTCCGGAGCCAATGCGCATCGTATGACTTCCTCTCCAGCGAGGTCAGCAGCAAGCAAGACAGCCTCAGAAGCCTCCTCTCTGATCTACAATCCAATGCACCTGCAACTGGCTTTTACAAAACGTCGGTGGGCGAGAATTCTCTTCGGATGTTTGGCCTCGCTCTCTGCAGGGGAGACCTCGCCGCAGACAGCAGGGAGTGCAGTGATTGCCTTGGCACAGCAGGGGCTGCGATAGTGGACGAGTGCCCCAACAAGACTGAAGGGTTCATGTGGTATGGCCAGTGCTTCGTGAAGTACTCAGACCAAAATTTCTTTGGCACTCTGGACAACAGCAACTACACATACTGCAGCAGAGGACTGGTCTCCCAAGAGATTGATCAGACAACGAGTGCAAAGGCTCTCAGCCTCATTCCACTGGCAATCAACAACTCCTGGCTGTTTGCGGCCGGTAAGGTTGCGATCAACGACACGTTGTCGAGCTATCTGCTGCTTCAGTGCACCAGAGATCTTACCAGCCAGAGCTGCCAGTCATGCTTGGAGATAGGGATCTCTCAAGTGACCGATGCGTGCAACCAGATCAAAGGGTGGCAGTACTTGTCTGGCAGCTGCACTGTGAGATATGAAACCTTTCCTTTCTATAATGAAACAGCTGCAGCCAGAATTCTTGAGCTGCAGCCAGAAG AAGGAAGAGGATCATCAAACGTTAACGCCATTGCTATTGCTCTTCCAATTGTGGGAGCTGCAGTCTTGGGAGTCCTTCTCTGTTGTGCATGGTGCATATGGAGAAGAAGAG GAAGTAAAGGCCTCAAGCCAATTGATCTGGAGACTCTGCAAGATAGAGACTTAACCTTCATGGATTTGGATACCATTCAAGTGGCTACCAACAACTTCTCCAATGAGAACAAGCTAGGAGAAGGTGGATTTGGACCTGTTTACAAG GGAGTGTTGGTTGATGGAAAAGAGATAGCCGTCAAGAGGTTGTCGGGAAAATCTAAACAAGGTATTTCCGAGTTCAAGAACGAGGTGAAGCTGATTGCACAACTCCAGCACAAGAATCTTGTGAGGATATTGGGGTGTTGTTTCGAAGAGGAAGAAAAGCTTCTGATCTATGAATACCACCCCAACAGAAGCCTTGATGCCTTTCTATTTG ACCGAAAAAAGCACGAGCCGTTGAATTGGAAGAGTAGATTTCTCGTAATCTCAGGAATCGCCAAAGGCCTTCTCTATCTCCATGAAGATTCACTTCTTAAGGTCATTCACAGGGACCTTAAAGCTAGCAATGTGTTATTGGACAAAGGCATGAACCCCAAAATATCAGATTTTGGCATGGCAAAGATCTATAACCTAGATGAAAGCGAAGTAGATAACACACACAGAATTGTTGGCACTTT TGGATATATGGCTCCAGAATATGCGATGGACGGGATCTTCTCTGTGAAATCCGATGTGTTTAGTTATGGTGTTCTCCTCTTGGAAATCATAAGTGGCCAAAGGAATGGACGAGCATATGTAGAGCAACATGGGCAAAGCCTTCCCATGCAT GCATGGGAGCTATGGAGCGCGAACAAGGCATTTGAAGTCATTGACTCATTGCTTGCGAATCGATACGAAGCCGATCAAGTATTGAAGTGCATCCATATAGGTCTCTTGTGTGTTCAAGAGAACATAGAGGAAAGACCCACCATGTCGGAAGTTGTCCTTGTGCTACGAAGTGACCATATCACACTTCCTCAACCTACACAACCTCCAAATTTCATTAAGAAGAGTAGTCAATTGGAGAGTCCTCATTCTTCTCCTATGATTCCATCATCGCTTCACTCTATCAATGAAGTGACCCAGTCGGATGCCATTCCTCGATAG
- the LOC121975811 gene encoding cysteine-rich receptor-like protein kinase 10 isoform X2: MWRKKDWSLLILYLIPCLIFFSAPRTCAVDYTSDCSGGNYSRSSGIGESLTLLFSSLSSLSSSSNFANTTATARANADTTVYGLFMCQGDLPRSDCYNCINSAILDINQSCSNSRSATIWYEFCELRYSDINFFCIPVTEGHFTTNPYEETSSTKPYQVVSTLVQLAPSNKPLMFASNVSNMYPLFAQAQCSSDLSVQNCSVCLTTILATINGCCVQRKGWRYFTPTCWVRYEPTPFFGNYPNATSPYIVRSQCASYDFLSSEVSSKQDSLRSLLSDLQSNAPATGFYKTSVGENSLRMFGLALCRGDLAADSRECSDCLGTAGAAIVDECPNKTEGFMWYGQCFVKYSDQNFFGTLDNSNYTYCSRGLVSQEIDQTTSAKALSLIPLAINNSWLFAAGKVAINDTLSSYLLLQCTRDLTSQSCQSCLEIGISQVTDACNQIKGWQYLSGSCTVRYETFPFYNETAAARILELQPEGRGSSNVNAIAIALPIVGAAVLGVLLCCAWCIWRRRGSKGLKPIDLETLQDRDLTFMDLDTIQVATNNFSNENKLGEGGFGPVYKGVLVDGKEIAVKRLSGKSKQGISEFKNEVKLIAQLQHKNLVRILGCCFEEEEKLLIYEYHPNRSLDAFLFDRKKHEPLNWKSRFLVISGIAKGLLYLHEDSLLKVIHRDLKASNVLLDKGMNPKISDFGMAKIYNLDESEVDNTHRIVGTFGYMAPEYAMDGIFSVKSDVFSYGVLLLEIISGQRNGRAYVEQHGQSLPMHAWELWSANKAFEVIDSLLANRYEADQVLKCIHIGLLCVQENIEERPTMSEVVLVLRSDHITLPQPTQPPNFIKKSSQLESPHSSPMIPSSLHSINEVTQSDAIPR, encoded by the exons ATGTGGAGGAAAAAAGATTGGAGCTTGCTCATCCTCTATCTAATTCCATGCTTGATCTTCTTCAGTGCGCCCAGGACTTGTGCTGTCGACTACACATCTGACTGCAGTGGAGGCAACTATAGTCGAAGCAGCGGCATCGGCGAAAGCCTCacgctcctcttctcctctctcagCTCACTGTCTTCGAGCTCCAACTTCGCGAATACTACCGCGACTGCGAGGGCCAACGCCGACACTACTGTCTATGGCTTGTTCATGTGCCAAGGGGACCTCCCTCGTTCAGACTGCTACAATTGCATCAATTCGGCAATCCTCGACATCAACCAAAGCTGCTCCAACTCGCGCAGCGCCACAATTTGGTATGAATTCTGCGAGCTCCGGTACTCCGACATCAACTTCTTCTGCATCCCTGTCACCGAGGGGCACTTCACTACCAATCCTTACGAGGAAACAAGCTCGACAAAGCCTTACCAGGTGGTGTCGACCCTGGTGCAATTGGCTCCCTCAAACAAGCCTCTCATGTTCGCGAGCAATGTGTCGAACATGTACCCCTTATTTGCTCAGGCACAGTGCTCGTCGGATTTAAGCGTGCAAAACTGCAGCGTGTGCTTGACGACCATCTTGGCGACCATCAACGGCTGCTGTGTTCAACGGAAAGGGTGGAGGTACTTCACTCCCACTTGTTGGGTTAGGTACGAGCCAACTCCCTTCTTTGGCAACTACCCGAACGCAACTTCTCCATACATCGTCCGGAGCCAATGCGCATCGTATGACTTCCTCTCCAGCGAGGTCAGCAGCAAGCAAGACAGCCTCAGAAGCCTCCTCTCTGATCTACAATCCAATGCACCTGCAACTGGCTTTTACAAAACGTCGGTGGGCGAGAATTCTCTTCGGATGTTTGGCCTCGCTCTCTGCAGGGGAGACCTCGCCGCAGACAGCAGGGAGTGCAGTGATTGCCTTGGCACAGCAGGGGCTGCGATAGTGGACGAGTGCCCCAACAAGACTGAAGGGTTCATGTGGTATGGCCAGTGCTTCGTGAAGTACTCAGACCAAAATTTCTTTGGCACTCTGGACAACAGCAACTACACATACTGCAGCAGAGGACTGGTCTCCCAAGAGATTGATCAGACAACGAGTGCAAAGGCTCTCAGCCTCATTCCACTGGCAATCAACAACTCCTGGCTGTTTGCGGCCGGTAAGGTTGCGATCAACGACACGTTGTCGAGCTATCTGCTGCTTCAGTGCACCAGAGATCTTACCAGCCAGAGCTGCCAGTCATGCTTGGAGATAGGGATCTCTCAAGTGACCGATGCGTGCAACCAGATCAAAGGGTGGCAGTACTTGTCTGGCAGCTGCACTGTGAGATATGAAACCTTTCCTTTCTATAATGAAACAGCTGCAGCCAGAATTCTTGAGCTGCAGCCAGAAG GAAGAGGATCATCAAACGTTAACGCCATTGCTATTGCTCTTCCAATTGTGGGAGCTGCAGTCTTGGGAGTCCTTCTCTGTTGTGCATGGTGCATATGGAGAAGAAGAG GAAGTAAAGGCCTCAAGCCAATTGATCTGGAGACTCTGCAAGATAGAGACTTAACCTTCATGGATTTGGATACCATTCAAGTGGCTACCAACAACTTCTCCAATGAGAACAAGCTAGGAGAAGGTGGATTTGGACCTGTTTACAAG GGAGTGTTGGTTGATGGAAAAGAGATAGCCGTCAAGAGGTTGTCGGGAAAATCTAAACAAGGTATTTCCGAGTTCAAGAACGAGGTGAAGCTGATTGCACAACTCCAGCACAAGAATCTTGTGAGGATATTGGGGTGTTGTTTCGAAGAGGAAGAAAAGCTTCTGATCTATGAATACCACCCCAACAGAAGCCTTGATGCCTTTCTATTTG ACCGAAAAAAGCACGAGCCGTTGAATTGGAAGAGTAGATTTCTCGTAATCTCAGGAATCGCCAAAGGCCTTCTCTATCTCCATGAAGATTCACTTCTTAAGGTCATTCACAGGGACCTTAAAGCTAGCAATGTGTTATTGGACAAAGGCATGAACCCCAAAATATCAGATTTTGGCATGGCAAAGATCTATAACCTAGATGAAAGCGAAGTAGATAACACACACAGAATTGTTGGCACTTT TGGATATATGGCTCCAGAATATGCGATGGACGGGATCTTCTCTGTGAAATCCGATGTGTTTAGTTATGGTGTTCTCCTCTTGGAAATCATAAGTGGCCAAAGGAATGGACGAGCATATGTAGAGCAACATGGGCAAAGCCTTCCCATGCAT GCATGGGAGCTATGGAGCGCGAACAAGGCATTTGAAGTCATTGACTCATTGCTTGCGAATCGATACGAAGCCGATCAAGTATTGAAGTGCATCCATATAGGTCTCTTGTGTGTTCAAGAGAACATAGAGGAAAGACCCACCATGTCGGAAGTTGTCCTTGTGCTACGAAGTGACCATATCACACTTCCTCAACCTACACAACCTCCAAATTTCATTAAGAAGAGTAGTCAATTGGAGAGTCCTCATTCTTCTCCTATGATTCCATCATCGCTTCACTCTATCAATGAAGTGACCCAGTCGGATGCCATTCCTCGATAG
- the LOC121975811 gene encoding cysteine-rich receptor-like protein kinase 10 isoform X3 — protein sequence MCQGDLPRSDCYNCINSAILDINQSCSNSRSATIWYEFCELRYSDINFFCIPVTEGHFTTNPYEETSSTKPYQVVSTLVQLAPSNKPLMFASNVSNMYPLFAQAQCSSDLSVQNCSVCLTTILATINGCCVQRKGWRYFTPTCWVRYEPTPFFGNYPNATSPYIVRSQCASYDFLSSEVSSKQDSLRSLLSDLQSNAPATGFYKTSVGENSLRMFGLALCRGDLAADSRECSDCLGTAGAAIVDECPNKTEGFMWYGQCFVKYSDQNFFGTLDNSNYTYCSRGLVSQEIDQTTSAKALSLIPLAINNSWLFAAGKVAINDTLSSYLLLQCTRDLTSQSCQSCLEIGISQVTDACNQIKGWQYLSGSCTVRYETFPFYNETAAARILELQPEEGRGSSNVNAIAIALPIVGAAVLGVLLCCAWCIWRRRGSKGLKPIDLETLQDRDLTFMDLDTIQVATNNFSNENKLGEGGFGPVYKGVLVDGKEIAVKRLSGKSKQGISEFKNEVKLIAQLQHKNLVRILGCCFEEEEKLLIYEYHPNRSLDAFLFDRKKHEPLNWKSRFLVISGIAKGLLYLHEDSLLKVIHRDLKASNVLLDKGMNPKISDFGMAKIYNLDESEVDNTHRIVGTFGYMAPEYAMDGIFSVKSDVFSYGVLLLEIISGQRNGRAYVEQHGQSLPMHAWELWSANKAFEVIDSLLANRYEADQVLKCIHIGLLCVQENIEERPTMSEVVLVLRSDHITLPQPTQPPNFIKKSSQLESPHSSPMIPSSLHSINEVTQSDAIPR from the exons ATGTGCCAAGGGGACCTCCCTCGTTCAGACTGCTACAATTGCATCAATTCGGCAATCCTCGACATCAACCAAAGCTGCTCCAACTCGCGCAGCGCCACAATTTGGTATGAATTCTGCGAGCTCCGGTACTCCGACATCAACTTCTTCTGCATCCCTGTCACCGAGGGGCACTTCACTACCAATCCTTACGAGGAAACAAGCTCGACAAAGCCTTACCAGGTGGTGTCGACCCTGGTGCAATTGGCTCCCTCAAACAAGCCTCTCATGTTCGCGAGCAATGTGTCGAACATGTACCCCTTATTTGCTCAGGCACAGTGCTCGTCGGATTTAAGCGTGCAAAACTGCAGCGTGTGCTTGACGACCATCTTGGCGACCATCAACGGCTGCTGTGTTCAACGGAAAGGGTGGAGGTACTTCACTCCCACTTGTTGGGTTAGGTACGAGCCAACTCCCTTCTTTGGCAACTACCCGAACGCAACTTCTCCATACATCGTCCGGAGCCAATGCGCATCGTATGACTTCCTCTCCAGCGAGGTCAGCAGCAAGCAAGACAGCCTCAGAAGCCTCCTCTCTGATCTACAATCCAATGCACCTGCAACTGGCTTTTACAAAACGTCGGTGGGCGAGAATTCTCTTCGGATGTTTGGCCTCGCTCTCTGCAGGGGAGACCTCGCCGCAGACAGCAGGGAGTGCAGTGATTGCCTTGGCACAGCAGGGGCTGCGATAGTGGACGAGTGCCCCAACAAGACTGAAGGGTTCATGTGGTATGGCCAGTGCTTCGTGAAGTACTCAGACCAAAATTTCTTTGGCACTCTGGACAACAGCAACTACACATACTGCAGCAGAGGACTGGTCTCCCAAGAGATTGATCAGACAACGAGTGCAAAGGCTCTCAGCCTCATTCCACTGGCAATCAACAACTCCTGGCTGTTTGCGGCCGGTAAGGTTGCGATCAACGACACGTTGTCGAGCTATCTGCTGCTTCAGTGCACCAGAGATCTTACCAGCCAGAGCTGCCAGTCATGCTTGGAGATAGGGATCTCTCAAGTGACCGATGCGTGCAACCAGATCAAAGGGTGGCAGTACTTGTCTGGCAGCTGCACTGTGAGATATGAAACCTTTCCTTTCTATAATGAAACAGCTGCAGCCAGAATTCTTGAGCTGCAGCCAGAAG AAGGAAGAGGATCATCAAACGTTAACGCCATTGCTATTGCTCTTCCAATTGTGGGAGCTGCAGTCTTGGGAGTCCTTCTCTGTTGTGCATGGTGCATATGGAGAAGAAGAG GAAGTAAAGGCCTCAAGCCAATTGATCTGGAGACTCTGCAAGATAGAGACTTAACCTTCATGGATTTGGATACCATTCAAGTGGCTACCAACAACTTCTCCAATGAGAACAAGCTAGGAGAAGGTGGATTTGGACCTGTTTACAAG GGAGTGTTGGTTGATGGAAAAGAGATAGCCGTCAAGAGGTTGTCGGGAAAATCTAAACAAGGTATTTCCGAGTTCAAGAACGAGGTGAAGCTGATTGCACAACTCCAGCACAAGAATCTTGTGAGGATATTGGGGTGTTGTTTCGAAGAGGAAGAAAAGCTTCTGATCTATGAATACCACCCCAACAGAAGCCTTGATGCCTTTCTATTTG ACCGAAAAAAGCACGAGCCGTTGAATTGGAAGAGTAGATTTCTCGTAATCTCAGGAATCGCCAAAGGCCTTCTCTATCTCCATGAAGATTCACTTCTTAAGGTCATTCACAGGGACCTTAAAGCTAGCAATGTGTTATTGGACAAAGGCATGAACCCCAAAATATCAGATTTTGGCATGGCAAAGATCTATAACCTAGATGAAAGCGAAGTAGATAACACACACAGAATTGTTGGCACTTT TGGATATATGGCTCCAGAATATGCGATGGACGGGATCTTCTCTGTGAAATCCGATGTGTTTAGTTATGGTGTTCTCCTCTTGGAAATCATAAGTGGCCAAAGGAATGGACGAGCATATGTAGAGCAACATGGGCAAAGCCTTCCCATGCAT GCATGGGAGCTATGGAGCGCGAACAAGGCATTTGAAGTCATTGACTCATTGCTTGCGAATCGATACGAAGCCGATCAAGTATTGAAGTGCATCCATATAGGTCTCTTGTGTGTTCAAGAGAACATAGAGGAAAGACCCACCATGTCGGAAGTTGTCCTTGTGCTACGAAGTGACCATATCACACTTCCTCAACCTACACAACCTCCAAATTTCATTAAGAAGAGTAGTCAATTGGAGAGTCCTCATTCTTCTCCTATGATTCCATCATCGCTTCACTCTATCAATGAAGTGACCCAGTCGGATGCCATTCCTCGATAG